One Cicer arietinum cultivar CDC Frontier isolate Library 1 chromosome 8, Cicar.CDCFrontier_v2.0, whole genome shotgun sequence DNA segment encodes these proteins:
- the LOC101514272 gene encoding 1-aminocyclopropane-1-carboxylate oxidase homolog 3-like: NNDRLQELKTFDESKIGVKGLIDSGITKIPSIFIMSPEDTAAIDTTSMHITIPIIDLKDIIEKRVDVVAAIRKAAGTIGFFQVVNHGIPLKLLEEMMTAAREFHELPQELKAEYFSREPMKKVKYRTNFDLYKSKFANWRDTLSCDMAPEILDPQELPPISRDVTMEYSRQVQVFGTLVFELLSEALGLKSDYLEKMDCVKGHQIHNHYYPPCPQPQLTMGITSHSDPDFLTILLQDHIGGLQVLSNNGWVDVPPLHGALLINIGDMLQLISNDIFKSVQHRVLANRHKSPRVSVACFFTLGFHPTTKVYGPIKELLSKDNPPIYRETSIKEFVTYYHNKGLDGNSALSHFKLQHVAKVST; encoded by the exons aACAATGACCGGTTGCAAGAATTAAAAACTTTCGATGAATCGAAAATAGGCGTTAAAGGACTCATTGATTCCGGCATTACCAAAATACCGTCAATATTTATTATGTCACCAGAAGATACTGCAGCCATCGACACGACTTCGATGCATATCACAATTCCCATAATTGATCTTAAAGATATTATCGAAAAACGTGTGGATGTTGTCGCCGCAATCCGGAAGGCTGCCGGCACCATAGGGTTTTTTCAAGTGGTGAATCATGGAATACCTTTAAAATTATTGGAGGAGATGATGACGGCGGCGCGTGAGTTTCACGAGCTTCCACAAGAGTTGAAGGCTGAGTATTTTAGTAGAGAGCCAATGAAAAAAGTGAAGTATAGAACCAATTTTGATTTGTATAAGTCAAAGTTTGCCAATTGGAGAGACACACTTTCTTGTGATATGGCTCCTGAAATTCTTGATCCACAAGAATTGCCTCCTATTTCTAG gGATGTAACAATGGAATACTCTAGGCAAGTTCAAGTATTTGGGACCCTTGTATTTGAACTATTATCAGAAGCACTTGGACTAAAGAGTGATTATCTTGAAAAAATGGATTGTGTAAAAGGGCACCAAATTCATAATCACTATTATCCACCATGTCCCCAACCTCAACTCACTATGGGAATTACCAGTCATTCTGATCCTGATTTCCTTACCATTCTTCTTCAAGATCACATTGGTGGACTCCAAGTTCTTAGCAATAATGGTTGGGTTGATGTTCCTCCTCTTCATGGAGCTTTGTTAATAAACATTGGAGATATGTTACAA CTAATATCCAATGACATATTCAAAAGCGTGCAACACCGTGTGCTAGCAAACCGTCATAAAAGCCCAAGAGTATCAGTGGCATGCTTTTTCACTCTTGGTTTCCATCCAACAACAAAAGTGTATGGCCCCATCAAGGAACTACTATCAAAAGATAATCCTCCCATTTATAGAGAAACCTCAATAAAAGAATTTGTTACTTACTATCATAACAAGGGACTTGATGGGAATTCTGCTCTTTCCCATTTCAAATTACAACATGTTGCTAAAGTATCAACTTAA